The Bacteroidota bacterium genome includes a window with the following:
- a CDS encoding YicC family protein, with product MTGYGKSVCELPQKKVTIEIRSLNSRQLDLNLRMPSVYREKESDIRSEISKNAERGKIDFSIFIESTMEEPAATINQSLAASYHKELKKLSKHLGEKSDNLLSIVMRLPDVLKNERQELDEKEWKLVNKSIAEALQSFSKFRADEGKTLSKEFTSRIHLILEKLEGIIALDPQRAANVRERLEKNLAEAVARENVDKNRFEQELIYYLEKLDITEEKLRLKTHCDYFLKTMKEDSNGRKLGFISQEIGREINTIGSKANDAGIQKLVVEMKDELEKIKEQLLNVL from the coding sequence ATGACCGGTTATGGCAAATCCGTTTGTGAATTGCCGCAGAAAAAAGTAACGATCGAGATCCGCTCGCTCAATAGCAGGCAACTCGATCTGAATCTGCGCATGCCTTCGGTTTATCGTGAGAAGGAATCGGATATCCGCTCCGAGATCTCAAAAAATGCGGAGCGCGGCAAAATAGATTTTTCAATTTTCATTGAATCGACGATGGAAGAACCGGCGGCCACCATCAACCAGTCTCTTGCCGCATCTTATCATAAAGAGTTGAAAAAACTTTCGAAACATCTCGGTGAAAAAAGCGACAATCTCCTTTCCATTGTGATGCGCCTGCCTGATGTGCTAAAAAATGAAAGACAAGAACTGGATGAGAAAGAATGGAAGCTGGTAAATAAATCGATTGCAGAAGCATTGCAGTCTTTTTCAAAATTCCGCGCTGATGAAGGAAAAACGCTGTCGAAAGAATTCACTTCGCGCATTCATCTCATTCTTGAAAAACTGGAAGGAATCATTGCACTCGATCCGCAGCGTGCGGCGAATGTGCGCGAGCGGCTGGAAAAAAACCTGGCAGAAGCTGTGGCAAGAGAGAACGTCGACAAGAATCGTTTCGAGCAGGAACTCATTTATTACCTCGAGAAACTCGACATCACGGAAGAAAAACTGCGATTGAAAACACATTGTGATTATTTTCTGAAGACGATGAAAGAAGATTCCAACGGCAGAAAACTCGGTTTCATTTCGCAGGAAATAGGAAGAGAAATAAATACGATTGGATCAAAAGCGAATGATGCGGGAATTCAGAAACTCGTTGTGGAAATGAAGGATGAACTGGAGAAGATAAAAGAACAATTGTTGAACGTATTATAG
- a CDS encoding DMT family transporter, with product MRSHRSEIPASPITQTYNSILITLAIVNRTFLAHLSLFTAMAIYAAGFTIIKEVTPSHISPIGFVVLRLLGATPLLWLTGMIVGEKMARKDILKCALLSLFGVSINQSLFVKGMSLTSPISGAIIMITSPLLVLILGNIILKEKITWQRLTGIIVGLGGAVFLVMMNLRNTVSAKADSPVGDIFIFINAISWGIFLVLVKPMMQKYHTITILKWVFLFGMVIIVPLGTSDVMKVNWHEVDGHTWFNICFVVFAVTYFAYILNTLALKALSPTVVSAYIYLQPVLAAAIALYLGKDVLSWQKIVSALMIFSGVTLASQNKKSAAAQ from the coding sequence TTGAGAAGTCACCGATCGGAAATTCCTGCATCACCCATCACCCAAACCTATAACTCAATACTCATTACCTTAGCGATCGTGAACAGAACTTTTCTTGCTCACCTTTCTCTCTTCACTGCAATGGCGATCTACGCTGCGGGATTCACCATCATCAAAGAGGTTACACCTTCACACATTTCTCCGATAGGATTTGTTGTACTGCGATTACTTGGCGCTACTCCACTGCTCTGGTTAACGGGAATGATCGTTGGAGAAAAAATGGCGCGGAAAGATATTCTCAAATGCGCTTTGCTTTCTTTATTCGGAGTTTCCATCAACCAATCGCTGTTCGTGAAAGGAATGAGTCTTACTTCACCCATCAGCGGTGCGATCATCATGATCACTTCTCCACTGCTGGTACTGATCCTCGGAAATATTATTCTGAAAGAAAAAATAACATGGCAGCGGTTAACCGGAATAATTGTCGGGCTTGGCGGCGCGGTTTTCCTGGTGATGATGAATCTCCGTAACACTGTTTCTGCAAAAGCAGATTCACCTGTTGGAGATATTTTCATTTTCATCAATGCCATCTCATGGGGAATTTTCTTAGTGCTGGTTAAACCGATGATGCAGAAATACCATACGATCACTATTCTCAAATGGGTTTTCCTTTTCGGCATGGTGATCATTGTTCCGCTGGGAACATCCGATGTAATGAAAGTGAACTGGCATGAAGTGGATGGACACACCTGGTTCAATATTTGTTTTGTTGTTTTTGCTGTTACGTATTTCGCTTACATTCTGAATACACTTGCATTGAAGGCGCTGAGTCCGACGGTGGTGAGCGCATACATTTATCTTCAACCGGTTTTGGCGGCTGCTATTGCATTGTACCTTGGAAAAGATGTACTCTCGTGGCAAAAAATTGTTTCTGCGTTGATGATCTTCAGTGGCGTGACACTGGCGAGCCAGAATAAAAAGAGCGCGGCTGCCCAATGA
- a CDS encoding four helix bundle protein — protein MASYKRFEDLPVWQKSRVFAKDADSLIRNSLIKTNFKLKDQMSGSSGSVMDNIAEGFERGGNKEFTNFLSYSKGSAGEFRSQLYRCLDCGYITQEEFDKLKMDAERISGELEGFINYLNNSGRKGHKFANR, from the coding sequence ATGGCTAGCTACAAACGATTTGAAGATTTGCCCGTTTGGCAGAAATCAAGAGTATTCGCAAAAGATGCTGACTCGTTGATCAGAAACTCCCTCATTAAAACAAACTTTAAGCTGAAAGACCAGATGAGCGGCTCTTCCGGATCGGTGATGGATAATATTGCGGAGGGATTTGAACGCGGTGGCAACAAAGAATTCACAAATTTCCTATCGTACTCAAAAGGTTCGGCGGGGGAATTCCGGTCACAACTTTACAGGTGTCTCGATTGTGGTTACATCACGCAGGAAGAATTTGACAAATTGAAGATGGATGCCGAAAGAATCAGTGGCGAACTGGAGGGATTCATCAATTACCTGAATAATTCTGGGCGAAAAGGTCATAAATTTGCCAACAGATAA
- the gmk gene encoding guanylate kinase translates to MEGKLIIFSAPSGAGKTTIVHHLLKTFPTLEFSVSATSRKPRGDEQFGVDYYFYSEDEFRARVANNEFVEWEEVYPGQLYGTLYSEVERIWRKGHHVIFDVDVQGGLTLKKKYAEKALAIFVRPPSIEILEKRLRRRATEPEEKIKIRVMKATSEMQFAPSFDFTLVNENLEKAFIEAEGLVRKFL, encoded by the coding sequence ATGGAAGGCAAACTCATAATATTTTCTGCACCCAGCGGCGCGGGTAAAACCACGATCGTTCATCACCTGCTGAAAACTTTTCCTACTCTGGAATTCTCTGTTTCTGCAACCAGCCGCAAACCTCGTGGCGACGAACAATTTGGTGTCGATTATTATTTTTATTCCGAAGATGAATTCCGTGCGCGCGTGGCAAATAATGAATTCGTGGAATGGGAAGAAGTTTATCCGGGACAATTGTATGGTACACTTTATTCAGAAGTGGAACGCATCTGGAGAAAAGGCCATCATGTGATCTTTGATGTGGATGTGCAAGGCGGACTCACCCTGAAAAAAAAATATGCGGAAAAAGCGCTGGCCATTTTTGTGCGCCCGCCTTCGATTGAAATACTCGAAAAAAGACTGCGGCGGCGTGCTACTGAACCGGAAGAAAAAATAAAAATTCGCGTAATGAAAGCTACTTCAGAAATGCAATTTGCGCCTTCGTTTGATTTTACGCTGGTCAATGAAAATCTCGAAAAAGCTTTTATCGAAGCGGAAGGATTGGTCAGAAAATTCCTGTAG
- a CDS encoding nicotinate-nucleotide adenylyltransferase: MKVGLLFGSFNPVHIGHLALANYMLEYTDLDRVWFVVSPHNPLKDKKTLLSDVQRLQMVRLAIGDHAHMKASNIEFDLPQPSYTVNTLAYLKEKYPDDEFALIMGADNLETLHKWKNYEFILEHHRILVYPRKGHDGGKLKDHPSVSFTNAPQLEISASFLREGLKAKKDLRHFFPGEVWNFVKTMNFYQK, from the coding sequence ATGAAAGTCGGCTTATTATTCGGAAGTTTCAATCCTGTTCACATCGGGCATCTGGCTCTCGCAAATTATATGCTGGAGTACACGGATCTTGATCGTGTGTGGTTCGTTGTATCGCCACACAACCCGCTGAAGGATAAAAAAACTTTACTCAGTGATGTGCAGCGTTTGCAGATGGTGCGGCTGGCAATCGGAGATCATGCGCACATGAAAGCAAGTAATATTGAATTCGATCTTCCGCAACCTTCTTACACGGTGAACACGCTGGCTTACCTGAAAGAAAAATATCCGGATGATGAATTCGCATTGATCATGGGTGCTGATAATTTAGAGACACTTCACAAGTGGAAAAATTATGAATTCATCCTGGAACATCATCGAATTTTAGTTTACCCGCGCAAAGGCCACGACGGCGGAAAACTGAAAGATCATCCGTCTGTTTCTTTCACCAATGCGCCTCAACTGGAAATATCCGCTTCGTTTCTGCGTGAAGGGCTGAAAGCAAAAAAAGACCTGCGCCATTTTTTCCCGGGCGAAGTCTGGAATTTTGTGAAGACGATGAATTTCTACCAGAAATAA